The following are encoded in a window of Eschrichtius robustus isolate mEscRob2 chromosome 1, mEscRob2.pri, whole genome shotgun sequence genomic DNA:
- the CHD8 gene encoding chromodomain-helicase-DNA-binding protein 8 isoform X2: protein MADPIMDLFDDPNLFGLDSLTDDSFNQVTQDPIEEALGLPSSLDSLDQMNQDGGGGDVGNSSASDLVPPPEETAPTELPKESTAPAPESLTLHDYTTQPVSQEQPAQPVLQTPTPTSGLLQVSKSQEILSQGNPFMGVSATAVPSSGAGGQPPQSAPKIVILKAPPSSSVTGAHVAQIQAQGITSTAQPLVAGTANGGKVTFTKVLTGTPLRPGVSIVSGNTVLAAKVPGNQAAVQRIVQPSRPVKQLVLQPVKGSAPAGNPGATGPPLKPAVTLTSTPTQGESKRITLVLQQPQSGGPQGHRHVVLGSLPGKIVLQGNQLAALTQAKNAQGQPAKVVTIQLQVQPPQQKIQIVPQPPSSQPQPQQPSSAQPVALSSVQQAQIMGPGQGPGQRLSVPLKVVLQPQAGSSQGASSGLSVVKVLSASEVAALSSPASSAPHTGGKTGIEENRRLEHQKKQEKANRIVAEAIARARARGEQNIPRVLNEDELPSVRPEEEGEKKRRKKSSGERLKEEKPKKSKTSGTSKTKGKSKLNTITPVVGKKRKRNTSSDNSDVEVMPAQSPREDEESSIQKRRSNRQVKRKKYTEDLDIKITDDEEEEEVDVTGPIKTEPILPEPVQEPDGETLPSMQFFVENPSEEDAAIVDKVLSMRIVKKELPSGQYTEAEEFFVKYKNYSYLHCEWATISQLEKDKRIHQKLKRFKTKMAQMRHFFHEDEEPFNPDYVEVDRILDESHSIDKDNGEPVIYYLVKWCSLPYEDSTWELKEDVDEGKIREFKRIQSRHPELKRVNRPQASAWKKLELSHEYKNRNQLREYQLEGVNWLLFNWYNRQNCILADEMGLGKTIQSIAFLQEVYNVGIHGPFLVIAPLSTITNWEREFNTWTEMNTIVYHGSLASRQMIQQYEMYCKDSRGRLIPGAYKFDALITTFEMILSDCPELREIEWRCVIIDEAHRLKNRNCKLLDSLKHMDLEHKVLLTGTPLQNTVEELFSLLHFLEPSQFPSESEFLKDFGDLKTEEQVQKLQAILKPMMLRRLKEDVEKNLAPKQETIIEVELTNIQKKYYRAILEKNFSFLSKGAGHTNMPNLLNTMMELRKCCNHPYLINGAEEKILTEFREACHIIPHDFHLQAMVRSAGKLVLIDKLLPKLKAGGHKVLIFSQMVRCLDILEDYLIQRRYLYERIDGRVRGNLRQAAIDRFSKPDSDRFVFLLCTRAGGLGINLTAADTCIIFDSDWNPQNDLQAQARCHRIGQSKAVKVYRLITRNSYEREMFDKASLKLGLDKAVLQSMSGRDGNITGIQQFSKKEIEDLLRKGAYAAIMEEDDEGSKFCEEDIDQILLRRTTTITIESEGKGSTFAKASFVASENRTDISLDDPNFWQKWAKKADLDMDLLNSKNNLVIDTPRVRKQTRHFSTLKDDDLVEFSDLESEDDERPRSRRHDRHHTYGRTDCFRVEKHLLVYGWGRWRDILSHGRFKRRMTERDVETICRAILVYCLLHYRGDENIKGFIWDLISPAENGKTKELQNHSGLSIPVPRGRKGKKVKSQSTFDIHKADWIRKYNPDTLFQDESYKKHLKHQCNKVLLRVRMLYYLRQEVIGDQAEKVLGGAIASEIDIWFPVVDQLEVPTTWWDSEADKSLLIGVFKHGYEKYNTMRADPALCFLEKAGRPDDKAIAAEHRVLDNFSDIVEGVDFDKDCEDPEYKPLQGPPKDQDDEGDPLMMMDEEISVIDGDEAQVTQQPGHLFWPPGSALTARLRRLVTAYQRSYKREQMKIEAAERGDRRRRRCEAAFKLKEIARREKQQRWTRREQTDFYRVVSTFGVEYDPDTMQFHWDRFRTFARLDKKTDESLTKYFHGFVAMCRQVCRLPPAAGDEPPDPNLFIEPITEERASRTLYRIELLRRLREQVLCHPLLEDRLALCQPPGPELPKWWEPVRHDGELLRGAARHGVSQTDCNIMQDPDFSFLAARMNYMQNHQAGAPAPSLSRCSTPLLHQQYTSRTASPLPLRPDAPVEKPPEETAAQVPSLEGLTLKLEHEVVARSRPTPQDYEMRVAPSDTTPLVSRSVPPVKLEDEDDSDSELDLSKLSPSSSSSSSSSSSSSSTDESEDEKEEKLTADRSRSKLYDEESLLSLPMSQDGFANEDGEQMTPELLLLQERQRASEWPKDRVLINRIDLVCQAVLSGKWPSSRRSQEMVTGGILGPGNHLLDSPSLTPGEYGDSPVPTPRSSSAASMAEEEVSAVTTAAAQFTRLRRGMDEKEFTVQIKDEEGLKLTFQKHKLMANGVMGDGHPLFHKKKGNRKKLVELEVECMEEPNHLDVDLETRIPVINKVDGTLLVGEDAPRRAELEMWLQGHPEFAVDPRFLAYMEDRRKQKWQRCKKNNKAELNCLGMEPVQTANSRNGKRGHHAETVFNRVLPGPVAPDSSKKRARRMRPDLSKMMALMQGGGTGSLSLHNTFQHSSSGLQPVSSLGHSSATSASLPFMPFVMGGAASSPRVDSSTMLPHHHPHPHPHHHHHHHPGLRATGYPSSPATTTSGTALRLPPLQPEEDEDDEDEDDDDDLSQGYDSSERDFSLIDDPMMPANSDSSEDGDD from the exons ATGGCAGACCCCATCATGGATCTGTTTGATGACCCAAATTTATTTGGCCTGGACTCTCTTACTGATGACAGCTTCAATCAGGTTACACAAGACCCTATTGAGGAAGCCCTTGGACTGCCAAGCTCTCTGGACTCCTTGGATCAGATGAACCAGgatggtggaggtggtgatgtGGGGAATTCATCAGCAAGTGACTTGGTCCCCCCACCAGAGGAAACAGCCCCCACAGAACTTCCCAAAGAATCGACAGCTCCAGCTCCAGAATCTTTAACCTTGCATGATTATACCACTCAGCCCGTCAGCCAAGAGCAGCCAGCCCAACCTGTCTTACAGACACCGACGCCAACGTCAGGACTTTTGCAGGTCTCCAAGAGCCAGGAGATCCTGAGCCAAGGGAATCCTTTCATGGGTGTCTCTGCCACAGCTGTCCCTTCCAGTGGTGCTGGCGGGCAGCCACCTCAGTCAGCCCCTAAGATTGTTATCCTTAAGGCCCCACCCAGCTCCTCAGTCACTGGTGCCCACGTGGCACAAATTCAGGCCCAAGGTATCACCAGCACAGCTCAGCCCCTTGTGGCTGGCACAGCCAATGGTGGAAAAGTCACTTTTACCAAAGTGCTAACCGGCACTCCCCTTCGACCTGGTGTTTCCATTGTCTCTGGTAATACAGTGTTGGCCGCCAAGGTCCCTGGGAACCAGGCTGCTGTTCAGCGCATTGTCCAGCCCAGCCGACCAGTAAAGCAGCTGGTCCTACAGCCAGTTAAGGGTTCAGCTCCTGCTGGAAACCCTGGGGCCACAGGGCCCCCACTGAAGCCTGCAGTTACACTGACCTCTACACCTACCCAG GGTGAATCGAAACGCATCACGCTGGTCCTCCAGCAGCCACAGTCTGGAGGTCCCCAAGGACACCGGCATGTCGTGCTGGGGAGTCTGCCAGGCAAGATAGTGTTACAGGGCAACCAGCTGGCGGCCCTGACGCAAGCCAAGAATGCCCAGGGGCAGCCGGCCAAAGTAGTGACTATCCAGCTGCAGGTGCAACCGCCACAGCAGAAGATCCAGATTGTACCACAGCCTCCGTCGTCGCAGCCACAGCCCCAGCAGCCATCCTCAGCCCAGCCAGTGGCTCTTTCCTCTGTGCAGCAGGCTCAGATAATGGGACCAGGGCAGGGCCCGGGACAGAGACTTTCAGTACCGCTCAAGGTGGTGCTGCAGCCCCAG gCCGGCTCTTCCCAAGGGGCCTCTTCTGGACTCTCCGTAGTTAAAGTTCTAAGTGCCAGTGAAGTGGCAGCTCTCTCCTCACCAGCAAGCTCTGCTCCTCATACGGGAGGCAAGACGGGAATCGAGGAAAACCGTAGGCTGGAGCACCAGAAGAAGCAAGAGAAAGCAAATCGGATTGTAGCAGAGGCCATTGCTAGGGCCCGTGCCCGGGGCGAACAGAACATACCTCGAGTCCTGAATGAGGATGAGTTGCCTAGCGTTCGGCCTGAGGAGGAAGGTGAAAAGAAACGCAGGAAGAAGAGCAGTGGGGAGAGGCTCAAGGAAGAAAAGCCAAAGAAGAGCAAAACATCTGGTACCTCCAAAACCAAGGGCAAGAGTAAGCTAAA CACCATCACTCCTGTGGTGGGTAAGAAGAGAAAGCGAAATACCTCATCTGATAATTCAGATGTGGAAGTCATGCCTGCACAGTCACCCCGGGAAGATGAAGAAAGCAGCATTCAG AAGAGACGCTCAAACCGCCAAGTTAAACGGAAAAAGTATACAGAGGATCTGGATATAAAGATCACagatgatgaagaagaagaagaagtagaTGTAACTGGTCCAATCAAAACTGAGCCTATCCTGCCTGAGCCAGTGCAGGAACCAGATGGCGAGACTTTGCCTTCCATGCAGTTCTTTGTG GAGAATCCCAGTGAAGAAGATGCAGCCATTGTAGACAAAGTGCTTTCTATGCGTATTGTGAAGAAGGAG CTTCCTTCTGGACAATATactgaagcagaagaattctTTGTCAAGTACAAGAACTA CTCCTATCTACACTGTGAGTGGGCTACCATCTCCCAGCTAGAGAAGGATAAGAGGATCCATCAAAAACTAAAGCGCTTCAAAACCAAAATGGCTCAGATGAGACACTTCTTCCATGAG GACGAAGAGCCCTTCAACCCAGACTATGTGGAGGTGGACAGGATATTGGATGAGTCTCACAGCATTGACAAGGACAATGGGGAG CCTGTAATTTACTACTTGGTAAAGTGGTGCTCTCTGCCCTATGAGGATAGTACCTGGGAGCTAAAAGAGGATGTCGATGAGGGCAAGATTCGAGAATTTAAACGGATCCAGTCAAGGCACCCAGAACTCAAAAGGGTG AATCGTCCACAAGCAAGTGCCTGGAAGAAGTTGGAGTTGTCACATGAGTATAAAAACAGAAACCAATTAAGGGAATATCAGTTGGAAGGGGTCAATTGGCTGCTCTTTAATTGGTATAACAG GCAGAACTGCATCCTGGCTGATGAGATGGGATTGGGCAAAACCATTCAGTCCATTGCCTTCTTACAGGAGGTATATAATGTGGGCATCCATGGCCCCTTCCTGGTCATTGCCCCACTGTCCACAATTACTAACTGGGAGAGAGAATTCAACACTTGGACAGAGATGAACACTATTGTGTACCATGGCAGTCTGGCTAGCCGGCAGATGATTCAGCAGTATGAAATGTACTGCAAAGATTCACGG GGGCGCCTCATCCCGGGTGCATACAAGTTTGATGCCCTGATCACCACTTTTGAGATGATTTTGTCAGACTGTCCCGAGCTTCGTGAGATTGAATGGCGTTGTGTCATCATTGATGAAGCCCATCGACTAAAGAACCGTAATTGCAAGCTGCTTGATAGTCTCAAGCACATGGACTTG GAGCACAAAGTGCTACTCACAGGAACACCATTGCAAAATACTGTCGAGGAACTGTTTAGCCTGCTTCATTTCTTGGAACCGTCACAGTTTCCATCAGAATCAGAGTTCCTCAAGGACTTTGGGGATCTCAAGACAGAGGAACAG GTTCAAAAGCTACAGGCCATTCTCAAGCCAATGATGCTGAGAAGACTCAAAGAGGATGTTGAAAAAAACCTGGCACCTAAGCAGGAAACCATTATTGAAGTAGAGCTGACCAACATTCAGAAGAAATACTATCGGGCTATTTTGGAGAagaatttctcctttctttccaaaGGGGCAGGTCATACTAACATGCCTAATCTACTCAATACAATGATGGAGTTGCGCAAATGCTGCAACCACCCATATCTCATCAATG GTGCAGAAGAAAAAATCCTAACAGAATTTCGAGAAGCTTGCCATATCATACCTCATGACTTCCACTTGCAGGCAATGGTTCGTTCAGCTGGCAAATTGGTTCTTATTGACAAGTTACTTCCGAAACTTAAAGCTGGTGGCCATAAGGTTCTGATCTTCTCCCAGATGGTACGCTGCCTAGATATCCTAGAGGATTATCTAATCCAGAGGAG GTACTTGTATGAGCGTATCGATGGGCGAGTTAGAGGCAACCTTCGGCAGGCTGCTATTGACCGCTTCAGCAAGCCTGACTCAGACCGCTTTGTCTTTTTGCTATGCACCCGGGCTGGTGGACTTGGAATTAATCTCACAGCTGCTGATACTTGCATCATCTTTGATTCAGATTGGAATCCACAAAATGACCTGCAG GCCCAAGCACGGTGTCATCGAATTGGGCAGAGCAAAGCTGTGAAGGTGTACCGTCTCATCACTCGTAATTCTTATGAGAGAGAGATGTTTGATAAGGCTAGCCTCAAGTTGGGATTGGATAAAGCTGTGCTTCAGTCCATGAGTGGTCGGGATGGCAACATTACTGGA ATCCAGCAGTTCTCCAAGAAGGAGATTGAAGATCTCTTACGGAAAGGAGCATATGCAGCCATAATGGAGGAAGATGATGAGGGCTCCAAGTTTTGTGAAGAGGACATTGACCAGATCTTGTTAAGACGAACCACTACCATCACCATTGAATCTGAAGGAAAGGGTTCTACGTTTGCCAAG GCAAGCTTTGTGGCTTCTGAAAATAGGACTGATATTTCTCTGGATGACCCCAACTTTTGGCAAAAGTGGGCCAAAAAGGCTGACCTGGACATGGATCTACTCAATAGCAAG AATAACTTGGTGATTGACACACCTAGAGTACGGAAACAGACCCGCCACTTCAGCACTCTGAAAGATGATGACCTAGTGGAATTCTCTGACTTGGAAAGTGAAGATGATGAGCGGCCACGCTCTCGCCGGCATGACCGTCATCATACCTATGGGCGCACTGACTGCTTTCGGGTGGAAAAGCACCTCCTGGTATATGG ctgggGACGGTGGCGAGATATTCTGTCTCATGGACGCTTCAAGCGACGGATGACTGAAAGAGATGTGGAAACAATTTGCCGGGCCATCCTTGTGTACTGTCTTTTACACTATCGTGGGGACGAAAATATCAAAGGCTTCATCTGGGACTTGATTAGCCCTGCTGAAAATGGCAAGACAAAAGAATTGCAGAATCATTCAG GTCTGTCTATCCCTGTGCCCCGTGGACgcaaggggaaaaaagtaaagtCACAAAGCACTTTTGATATCCATAAGGCAGATTGGATCCGGAAATATAACCCTGATACTCTGTTCCAAGATGAGAGTTACAAGAAGCACTTGAAACATCAGTGTAACAA GGTCCTGTTGCGGGTACGAATGCTATACTATCTGAGACAGGAGGTTATTGGAGACCAGGCAGAGAAGGTGTTAGGCGGTGCTATTGCCAG TGAGATTGACATATGGTTCCCAGTAGTGGATCAGCTGGAGGTTCCAACAACATGGTGGGACAGTGAGGCTGATAAGTCCCTGCTCATTGGAGTCTTTAAGCATG GCtatgaaaaatataatactaTGAGGGCAGACCCAGCCTTGTGCTTCCTGGAAAAGGCTGGCCGACCAGATGACAAAGCCATTGCAGCCGAACATCGAGTGTTGGATAATTTTTCTGACATAGTGGAAGG GGTTGACTTTGATAAAGATTGTGAAGATCCTGAATATAAACCACTCCAGGGTCCCCCAAAGGACCAAGATGATGAG GGTGATCCCTTGATGATGATGGATGAGGAGATCTCAGTTATAGATGGAGATGAAG CCCAGGTGACCCAACAGCCAGGCCATCTATTCTGGCCTCCAGGCTCTGCTTTGACAGCTAGGCTTCGGCGCCTAGTAACGGCTTATCAGCGCAGCTACAAGAGAGAACAGATGAAGATAGAGGCTGCAGAACGTGGGGATCGGAGAAGGCGGCGTTGTGAGGCAGCCTTCAAGCTAAAAGAAATTGCACGGCGGGAGAAACAGCAACG ATGGACAAGGCGTGAACAAACTGATTTCTATCGAGTAGTTTCTACCTTTGGTGTGGAGTATGACCCCGATACCATGCAGTTCCATTGGGATAGATTCCGCACTTTTGCCCGACTGGacaaaaaaacagatgaaagCCTTACCAAGTATTTCCATGGCTTTGTGGCCATGTGCCGCCAAGTGTGCCGCCTTCCCCCAGCAGCTGGAGACG AACCCCCAGACCCTAATCTGTTCATTGAGCCCATCACTGAGGAAAGGGCCTCACGGACTCTCTACCGTATTGAATTGCTTCGGCGCTTACGGGAACAAGTTTTATGCCACCCTCTTTTGGAAGATCGGCTGGCATTATGTCAGCCTCCAGGTCCTGAATTGCCCAAATGGTGGGAGCCCGTTCGGCATGATGGGGAGCTTCTGCGAGGGGCAGCCCGCCATGGGGTGAGCCAAACAGACTGCAACATCATGCAGGACCCAGACTTCTCTTTTCTGGCTGCCCGTATGAATTATATGCAGAACCATCAGGCAGGAGCACCAGCTCCATCCCTATCACGCTGCTCTACTCCACTGCTACACCAGCAGTATACCTCGCGCACTGCCTCACCACTGCCCCTGCGCCCAGATGCTCCTGTTGAAAAGCCACCTGAGGAGACAGCTGCCCAGGTCCCCAGTCTGGAGGGTCTGACTTTAAAGCTAGAGCATGAGGTGGTGGCCAGGAGCCGACCAACCCCACAAGACTATGAGATGCGAGTAGCCCCCTCTGATACTACCCCTCTGGTTTCCCGGAGTGTTCCACCAGTCAAACTGGAGGATGAGGATGATTCAGACTCTGAGCTGGACTTGAGCAAGCTGTCACCATCATCCTCTTCTTCCTCATCCTcatccagctccagctccagcacTGATGAGAGTGAGGACGAGAAGGAAGAGAAGCTAA CTGCTGACCGGTCCCGCTCAAAGCTCTATGATGAAGAAAGTCTCCTGTCCCTCCCTATGTCCCAAGATGGGTTCGCAAATGAAGATGGAGAACAAATGACCCCTGAGCTGCTGCTGCTACAAGAAAGACAAAGAGCTTCTGAGTGGCCCAAG GATCGTGTCCTGATAAACCGTATTGACCTCGTCTGCCAGGCCGTACTCTCAGGGAAGTGGCCTTCTAGCCGCCGGAGCCAAGAAATGGTAACAGGAGGAATTTTGGGGCCAGGCAACCACTTGCTAGACAGTCCCTCATTGACTCCAGGAGAATATGGTGACTCTCCGGTCCCCACACCACGAAGTAGCAGCGCAGCTTCCATGGCAGAGGAGGAAGTGTCCGCAGTTACCACAGCGGCAGCTCAGTTCACCAGACTTCGCCGAGGCATGGATGAGAAGGAGTTTACAGTTCAGATCAAAGAT GAGGAAGGATTGAAGTTAACATTCCAGAAGCACAAGTTGATGGCTAATGGAGTAATGGGAGATGGACATCCTCTTTTTCATAAGAAGAAAGGGAACAGAAAGAAGCTAGTTGAG CTGGAGGTGGAGTGCATGGAAGAGCCTAATCACCTTGATGTGGACCTGGAGACCCGGATCCCTGTCATCAATAAGGTGGATGGGACTTTGCTGGTGGGTGAGGATGCCCCTCGCCGGGCTGAACTGGAGATGTGGTTACAGGGTCATCCAGAGTTCGCTGTCGATCCCCGATTTCTAGCG TATATGGAGGATCGCAGAAAACAGAAGTGGCagagatgtaaaaaaaataataaggcagAATTGAACTGTTTGGGAATGGAACCAGTACAGACAGCTAACTCTAGGAATGGAAAAAGG GGTCATCATGCTGAAACAGTGTTCAACCGGGTTTTGCCAGGGCCTGTTGCACCGGACAGCAGCAAGAAGCGGGCCCGCAGGATGCGACCAGACCTTTCTAAGATGATGGCCCTGATGCAGGGTGGAGGCACTGGGTCCCTGTCTCTGCATAACACCTTCCAACACAGCAGTAGTGGCCTGCAGCCTGTGTCATCTCTGGGTCACAGCAGTGCCACTTCTGCGTCTTTGCCTTTTATGCCGTTTGTGATGGGTGGTGCAGCATCATCCCCGCGTGTAGACTCCAGCACCATGcttcctcaccaccacccccacccccacccccaccatcaccaccaccaccatccaggcctgagagccactggcTACCCTTCTTCACCAGCCACTACCACCTCTGGTACTGCCTTGAGGTTGCCACCGCTGCAGCCTGAGGAGGATGAGGACgatgaggatgaagatgatgACGATGATTTATCTCAGGGCTACGACAGCTCAGAAAGGGACTTCTCACTCATTGATGATCCTATGATGCCAGCCAACTCAGACTCCAGCGAAGACGGTGATGACTGA